One window of Alkaliphilus metalliredigens QYMF genomic DNA carries:
- a CDS encoding ABC transporter substrate-binding protein, whose translation MMKKTVLALLIAVVMGVLLLTGCSTKEVETPVQQDTAAESTETKHANVGLFWVTATLDNTSGYTGWVLSRIGVAESLIRITDEMKYEGLIAESWENDGDKTWKFTIRDKVTFSTGKKVDAEAVKKSIQRSLDLNERAGMISQIDTMEADGQTITIITKEPYAALIGNLAEPLFAIIDVDAENADFENAPIATGPYVVEGFQPEESIEVVKSVNYWNGEVGLDAITFRHIPDSNTRTMAIQSGEVDITGSIDQSQINVFKDNDNFIVDEIPSLRTLFAYINHQSSVLSDLNIRKALSHAIDRESYALLIGGTPGTGMFSNALPFGNEKLKADGFDPEKAKEILDHAGYTDTKGDGIREMNGENIVLEIYQTGAHGSSAPGIIAAAMQAQFKEIGIGAEIRTVENLNAIYEEGKFDITFSNDNTGITADPQSFVQITYKADATRNYGKYSNPEMDQYIESLNSVFDPQERYEIAAKISQIAIDDVANFYINYIPLNIVGNSRIKNLKQQPIDYYMITPDIKME comes from the coding sequence ATGATGAAAAAAACCGTTTTAGCTTTATTGATTGCTGTCGTAATGGGGGTATTATTATTAACAGGATGTTCAACCAAGGAAGTAGAAACACCTGTTCAGCAGGACACTGCTGCTGAAAGCACAGAAACAAAGCATGCAAACGTTGGTTTGTTTTGGGTGACAGCCACACTGGACAATACTTCTGGCTATACAGGATGGGTATTGAGTCGTATAGGTGTAGCAGAATCTTTAATCCGTATTACAGATGAAATGAAATATGAAGGTCTTATTGCAGAAAGCTGGGAAAATGATGGTGATAAGACTTGGAAATTTACGATAAGAGACAAAGTCACCTTTAGCACTGGTAAAAAAGTTGATGCAGAGGCTGTTAAAAAATCAATTCAACGCTCTCTAGATTTAAATGAGAGGGCAGGGATGATTTCGCAAATTGACACCATGGAAGCAGATGGACAAACTATTACGATTATAACGAAGGAGCCATACGCTGCTCTTATTGGTAATCTTGCAGAGCCTTTGTTTGCAATTATCGATGTAGATGCCGAGAATGCAGATTTTGAAAATGCTCCTATAGCTACAGGGCCCTATGTGGTTGAAGGCTTTCAACCAGAGGAATCAATAGAGGTTGTAAAAAGCGTAAACTATTGGAATGGGGAAGTAGGCCTAGACGCTATTACCTTTAGACATATACCTGATAGTAATACACGAACAATGGCTATTCAATCTGGAGAAGTTGACATAACAGGAAGTATAGATCAAAGTCAGATTAATGTATTTAAGGATAATGATAATTTTATAGTAGATGAAATACCTAGTCTTAGAACTTTGTTTGCTTATATTAATCACCAAAGTTCTGTTTTATCGGATTTAAATATTCGAAAAGCGCTTTCCCATGCAATCGATAGAGAAAGCTATGCTTTACTGATAGGTGGAACACCTGGAACTGGTATGTTTTCAAATGCACTCCCCTTTGGCAATGAAAAACTAAAAGCAGATGGGTTTGATCCTGAAAAGGCTAAAGAAATCTTAGACCATGCAGGTTATACAGACACAAAGGGTGATGGCATAAGAGAAATGAACGGAGAAAACATTGTTCTTGAAATATATCAGACTGGTGCCCATGGTTCATCTGCTCCTGGCATTATTGCTGCCGCTATGCAGGCACAGTTTAAAGAAATTGGTATTGGCGCTGAAATAAGAACAGTTGAAAATCTTAATGCAATTTATGAAGAAGGAAAATTCGATATTACTTTCTCCAATGACAATACAGGTATTACAGCAGACCCACAGAGCTTTGTGCAAATTACTTATAAAGCAGATGCCACAAGAAATTACGGTAAGTATAGCAACCCAGAGATGGATCAGTACATTGAATCCTTAAACAGTGTATTTGACCCACAGGAAAGATATGAAATTGCTGCTAAAATTTCTCAGATTGCAATTGACGATGTAGCAAACTTTTATATTAACTATATACCTCTTAATATAGTAGGAAATAGCCGTATCAAAAACCTTAAACAGCAACCAATTGATTATTATATGATTACACCTGATATAAAAATGGAGTGA
- a CDS encoding ABC transporter ATP-binding protein, whose protein sequence is MTLMEIKNLSIQYNQQLALHNFNLTIQKNKIIAVVGESGSGKSTLIHGIMGLLPNNGEVIQGEILYDGKNLLKNNYFQWRKTRGNKIALVFQDASTYFNPKRKIGKQFIESILSHRNVSREEAYTMACQALEDMYLPSAERVMDSYAFQLSGGMKQRTAMAMAMVMKPDILLADEPTSALDVTIQAQVVKLMMKQREETAAAIVIVTHNMGVASYMADEIVVMKNGVIVEHGSKDQIIYNPKHPYTQKLLLAVPELEDDSIV, encoded by the coding sequence ATGACTTTGATGGAAATAAAAAACCTGTCTATCCAATATAATCAGCAATTAGCCTTACATAATTTCAATCTCACAATACAGAAAAATAAAATTATAGCTGTGGTTGGAGAAAGTGGAAGTGGAAAATCTACTTTAATTCATGGGATTATGGGACTGTTGCCTAATAATGGAGAAGTGATACAGGGTGAGATTTTATATGATGGGAAAAATCTACTGAAGAACAATTACTTTCAGTGGAGAAAAACAAGAGGAAACAAAATAGCCCTTGTTTTTCAAGATGCTAGCACATACTTTAATCCAAAAAGAAAAATAGGTAAGCAATTTATAGAAAGTATTTTAAGTCATAGGAATGTTTCGAGAGAAGAAGCTTATACCATGGCCTGCCAGGCCTTAGAAGATATGTATCTTCCTAGTGCTGAAAGGGTTATGGATTCATACGCATTTCAGCTTAGTGGAGGTATGAAACAAAGAACTGCAATGGCCATGGCAATGGTAATGAAACCAGATATTCTTTTGGCAGATGAACCCACAAGCGCCTTAGATGTTACAATACAGGCCCAGGTGGTTAAACTCATGATGAAGCAAAGGGAAGAAACAGCAGCAGCCATTGTGATCGTAACTCACAACATGGGAGTTGCCTCCTACATGGCAGATGAAATAGTTGTAATGAAAAACGGTGTTATTGTAGAACACGGTAGTAAGGATCAAATAATCTACAATCCAAAGCATCCCTATACACAAAAACTACTTTTAGCTGTTCCAGAATTGGAGGATGATAGCATTGTATAG
- a CDS encoding ABC transporter ATP-binding protein → MYSKEPILEIKNVNKNFYVQKGRGVQALRDINLDLYPSECLGIVGETGSGKSTIARIITNVDTPSSGEIYYRGEKITDVKKQQLRKNHLNIQMIFQNPKSTFHPRMRMQEAIAEPFINYGIIKKKEAMKAAVGLLESIGLPQIYAKKYPHELSGGELQRIAIARAISVKPKIVICDEATCALDVSIQQQIAELLMKLKEENHMSYIFIGHDLAFVKKVSHRIAIMYMGEIVEIIESKKLISHSQHPYTRSLLESILPVKSRRKNDIKILKGFMTEDLNIGDGCRFYSRCERAENICRLKKTRLTKVDELHYCACHVKNYEELQIKNVVGGDSYEKASGN, encoded by the coding sequence TTGTATAGCAAAGAACCTATTCTTGAGATTAAAAATGTAAACAAAAACTTTTACGTACAAAAGGGGAGGGGTGTACAGGCTCTAAGAGATATTAACCTAGATCTCTACCCCTCGGAGTGTCTGGGAATAGTAGGAGAGACAGGAAGTGGAAAGAGTACAATTGCCCGTATTATTACAAATGTTGATACACCCAGTAGTGGTGAGATATACTATCGTGGTGAGAAAATTACAGATGTGAAAAAACAGCAATTGAGAAAAAATCACCTTAATATACAAATGATTTTCCAAAATCCTAAATCAACCTTTCATCCTCGAATGAGAATGCAGGAGGCGATAGCTGAACCTTTTATAAATTATGGTATCATAAAGAAAAAAGAGGCAATGAAGGCGGCTGTTGGTCTACTGGAATCCATAGGATTGCCACAGATATATGCAAAAAAATATCCCCATGAACTAAGTGGAGGCGAACTTCAAAGGATTGCAATAGCCAGGGCTATATCGGTAAAGCCGAAGATCGTGATATGTGATGAAGCTACTTGTGCATTAGATGTATCTATACAACAACAGATTGCTGAACTTTTAATGAAATTAAAAGAGGAAAACCATATGTCCTATATATTTATTGGACATGATCTAGCCTTTGTTAAAAAGGTTAGCCATCGGATCGCGATTATGTATATGGGGGAGATCGTAGAAATAATTGAGTCAAAAAAATTGATTTCCCATAGTCAGCATCCTTATACCAGGTCATTACTTGAATCTATTCTACCAGTCAAAAGTAGAAGAAAAAATGATATTAAAATTTTAAAGGGATTTATGACAGAGGATTTGAATATAGGAGATGGGTGTCGCTTTTATTCAAGATGTGAGAGAGCAGAAAATATATGTAGACTAAAAAAAACAAGACTTACAAAGGTGGATGAACTTCATTATTGTGCATGTCACGTCAAAAATTATGAGGAATTGCAGATAAAAAATGTAGTAGGGGGAGATAGCTATGAAAAAGCTTCGGGAAATTGA
- a CDS encoding class I SAM-dependent methyltransferase — MKKLREIEDYWNQRARGFSLSVVEELEDDKKDQWLQLFKKYGMTERKLKVLDVGTGSGFFAVLLAQEGHDVTGIDYTPNMLKHAEETARKFNVKLDLRQMDAQNLEFEDESFDLIVTRNLMWNLEFPEKAYREWIRVLKKGGKIINFDGNYYLHLHDDVYKEGYEKIEYVPDRQGHTKNNIDNVDFSIMREIARELPMSSIRRPQWDVNTLVAMGVNSVSVDLSQGRKFAAMDQENNEIYLTSAFMICAEK; from the coding sequence ATGAAAAAGCTTCGGGAAATTGAAGATTATTGGAATCAAAGAGCAAGGGGTTTTTCGCTTTCGGTAGTGGAGGAATTAGAAGACGATAAGAAAGATCAGTGGTTGCAGCTTTTTAAGAAATACGGAATGACAGAAAGAAAACTTAAGGTACTAGATGTTGGAACGGGTAGCGGTTTTTTTGCTGTTCTTTTAGCCCAGGAAGGCCATGATGTTACAGGAATTGATTATACACCAAATATGCTAAAGCATGCTGAAGAAACAGCGCGTAAGTTTAATGTTAAGCTGGACTTAAGGCAAATGGACGCACAAAATCTTGAATTTGAAGATGAAAGTTTTGATTTAATTGTAACAAGAAACCTAATGTGGAACCTTGAATTCCCTGAGAAGGCATATAGAGAATGGATTAGAGTACTAAAAAAAGGTGGGAAGATTATTAATTTTGATGGTAATTACTATCTACATCTACATGATGATGTGTATAAAGAAGGCTATGAAAAGATAGAATATGTCCCTGATCGTCAAGGTCATACTAAAAACAACATAGACAATGTGGACTTTAGTATCATGAGGGAAATAGCCCGCGAATTACCTATGAGTAGTATCAGAAGACCTCAGTGGGACGTAAACACACTTGTTGCTATGGGAGTTAATTCAGTATCTGTGGATTTAAGCCAAGGTCGTAAATTTGCGGCAATGGATCAGGAGAATAACGAAATTTATTTAACAAGTGCATTTATGATTTGTGCAGAAAAATAA
- a CDS encoding cysteine desulfurase, whose product MGVYLDNAATSYPKPREVLDAVYDFMLNNGATSGRGAYERAMMADGLVYDTRKMIANLFNFHDPKKVIFTANITESLNLAIKGIVKKGDHVITSSLEHNAVWRCLKTLERDRGISLSVVPAAKEGYINPLDVKDLIRKNTTLIVLNHASNVFGTIQPIGEIGAIARENSIPLLVDAAQTAGVLPIDIKEDNIDLLAFTGHKSLLGPMGTGGLIVNWDGEIDPLKSGGTGGDSAYEYQPDYFPNRLETGTLNVSGIVGLRAALKFIQNEGIEKIFEKEKHLVGYALDRLEEVRGISIYGPKDPNKIVGVISFNLQEVSGEEVAYILDQEYGVMVRVGLHCAPGPHKMIGKEKEGTVRIGIGYFNTEEDIDLLVNALKKINQQV is encoded by the coding sequence ATGGGGGTTTATTTAGATAATGCAGCTACATCTTATCCAAAGCCACGGGAAGTATTAGATGCTGTATATGATTTTATGTTAAATAACGGTGCTACTTCTGGAAGAGGAGCCTATGAGCGCGCAATGATGGCTGATGGCTTGGTATATGACACAAGGAAAATGATTGCTAACCTTTTCAATTTTCATGACCCTAAAAAGGTTATTTTTACAGCAAATATTACGGAGTCCCTGAACTTAGCTATAAAAGGTATCGTAAAAAAAGGAGACCATGTAATAACCAGTAGCTTAGAACATAATGCTGTATGGCGATGTCTTAAAACATTAGAAAGAGATAGGGGAATAAGTCTATCGGTGGTGCCGGCTGCAAAGGAAGGGTATATTAATCCACTAGATGTAAAGGATTTGATTCGAAAGAATACAACATTAATTGTGCTTAATCATGCCTCGAATGTTTTTGGTACGATACAGCCTATAGGAGAAATAGGTGCTATTGCTAGAGAAAATAGTATTCCCTTATTAGTGGATGCAGCTCAAACTGCAGGTGTTTTGCCCATAGATATAAAGGAAGATAACATTGATTTATTGGCATTTACAGGACATAAAAGCCTTTTAGGTCCTATGGGAACAGGAGGACTTATCGTGAATTGGGATGGAGAAATTGATCCTTTGAAGTCTGGGGGAACAGGAGGTGATTCAGCCTATGAATATCAACCGGATTATTTCCCTAATAGATTAGAAACAGGCACATTAAATGTAAGTGGAATAGTAGGGTTAAGGGCAGCATTAAAATTCATACAAAATGAAGGAATAGAAAAAATATTTGAAAAAGAGAAGCATTTGGTAGGATATGCACTTGATAGATTAGAAGAAGTAAGAGGCATCTCTATTTACGGACCAAAAGATCCGAATAAAATTGTTGGGGTGATTTCTTTTAATTTACAAGAGGTATCAGGAGAGGAAGTCGCTTATATATTAGACCAAGAATATGGTGTTATGGTCCGAGTAGGCCTTCATTGTGCTCCAGGTCCTCATAAAATGATCGGCAAAGAAAAAGAAGGAACTGTAAGAATTGGTATAGGATATTTTAACACAGAAGAAGATATTGATTTACTTGTAAATGCATTAAAAAAAATCAATCAACAAGTATAA
- a CDS encoding (Fe-S)-binding protein, which produces MYLEEIRMNFIKPCTTDAGKMQFRAKFSRNISAIFPYINAVLKGGNYNDRGGSLTFKRGIAIITIFPEKLGVSQIINESEAYEIMDIVKDLVNDAYEKKDHIKPLYETRTPPNTIEVYKNLPKLNCKRCGIATCMAFASKLLEGQVNIKKCLPLYEEKNNQKVEQIENMIRMLGYEI; this is translated from the coding sequence ATGTATTTAGAAGAAATAAGGATGAACTTTATCAAACCTTGTACAACGGACGCAGGAAAAATGCAATTCAGAGCTAAATTTTCAAGGAACATTTCAGCAATATTTCCCTATATAAATGCAGTACTAAAAGGTGGCAATTATAATGATCGGGGGGGAAGTTTAACATTCAAAAGAGGAATTGCAATTATTACAATTTTTCCAGAAAAATTAGGGGTGTCTCAAATCATTAACGAATCAGAGGCCTATGAGATTATGGATATCGTAAAGGATTTGGTAAATGATGCTTATGAAAAAAAGGATCACATTAAGCCTTTATATGAAACGAGAACCCCCCCCAATACTATTGAAGTTTATAAAAATTTACCAAAATTAAATTGCAAAAGATGCGGTATAGCAACCTGTATGGCCTTTGCATCTAAACTTTTGGAAGGACAGGTGAATATAAAAAAGTGCTTACCACTGTATGAAGAAAAAAACAACCAAAAAGTAGAACAAATAGAAAATATGATACGTATGCTAGGGTATGAAATATAA
- a CDS encoding ArsR/SmtB family transcription factor — protein MDFELVFKALGEATRIKIIKLLFHKPMYVCELESILQMSQPRISQHLKTLKTAGLLDMEKEGQRVIYFLNRSVMNSIFSDFLVFLDKPLDQLSDYTQVHERMKLAAEDEDINICKFNYK, from the coding sequence ATGGATTTCGAGCTAGTATTTAAAGCTTTAGGTGAAGCAACACGAATTAAAATCATCAAACTTCTCTTTCATAAACCCATGTATGTTTGTGAATTAGAGTCTATTTTACAAATGAGCCAGCCAAGGATATCTCAACACTTAAAAACACTAAAAACTGCAGGACTTTTAGATATGGAAAAAGAGGGCCAACGGGTAATCTATTTTTTAAATAGAAGTGTTATGAATTCAATATTTAGTGATTTTCTTGTTTTTTTGGACAAACCTTTAGATCAACTCTCCGATTATACACAAGTCCATGAAAGAATGAAATTAGCTGCAGAAGATGAAGATATCAATATCTGCAAATTTAATTATAAGTAG
- the cooS gene encoding anaerobic carbon-monoxide dehydrogenase catalytic subunit, with product MSEEKMVSLNTIDDQLIKKAADEGIETMWDRKKAMKAPCGFGEKGVCCRICGMGPCRVSPVAGKGAQKGICGATADTIVARNFARMVAAGTASHSDHARDIAHVLHMASRDGNYQVQDEKKLIALAQEWEVPTEGRDIYDVAHEVAEIALNEFGKPFGTLRFPDRAPAPRRKIWEELNIMPRAIDREIATIMHSTHMGCTSDAESLLRLSMRTSLANGWGGSMLGTELSDIVFGTSTPRMTEANLGVLEEKQVNILLHGHDPCLSEMIVAAAQDPEMIKLTEEVGAEGINLAGMCCTGNEVTMRHGVKIAGTFYQQELAVLTGAIEAVIVDVQCIFPSLAPITDCYHTKFITTSPKAKITGATHIEFNEEKALESAKVIVREAIENYKNRKQDKVFIPQSKAQAITGYSNEAVIKQLDRVVNSNIDPQGTVKPLADVIKAGVLRGAAGIVGCNNIKTKHEYSHIEIMKKLIANDVIVVTTGCAAQAAAKAGLLSKDAIKLAGKGLQAVCELVDIPPVIHLGSCVDNTRIIRLVSAVSEHLGVDNSDLPVVGVAPEWMSEKAVAIGTYVVSSGIDVFLGITPPVTGSPEFVDLLTNKIEDMTGAKFFIDENPLTLADKILERIEEKRTKLEARLAKEIDYGVIKPEEEVEETKELA from the coding sequence ATGAGTGAAGAAAAAATGGTTTCTCTTAATACCATTGACGATCAACTGATTAAAAAGGCAGCAGATGAAGGCATCGAAACTATGTGGGACAGAAAGAAAGCTATGAAGGCACCCTGTGGATTTGGAGAAAAGGGAGTATGTTGTAGAATTTGTGGTATGGGTCCCTGTAGAGTAAGTCCAGTAGCGGGAAAAGGTGCACAAAAAGGTATTTGTGGTGCTACAGCCGATACAATCGTAGCTAGAAACTTTGCAAGAATGGTGGCTGCAGGAACTGCATCACACTCTGACCATGCCAGAGATATAGCTCATGTATTACACATGGCTAGTAGAGATGGAAATTACCAGGTTCAAGATGAGAAGAAATTAATCGCATTGGCTCAGGAGTGGGAAGTACCGACAGAAGGTAGAGATATTTATGATGTAGCCCATGAAGTAGCAGAAATAGCATTAAATGAATTTGGTAAGCCCTTTGGTACATTAAGATTCCCAGATAGAGCTCCAGCTCCAAGAAGGAAAATTTGGGAAGAACTTAACATTATGCCTAGAGCTATTGATAGAGAAATTGCAACTATTATGCACTCTACTCATATGGGATGTACTAGTGATGCTGAAAGCTTACTTCGCCTGTCTATGAGAACATCTTTAGCTAACGGATGGGGCGGATCCATGTTAGGTACAGAGCTTAGTGATATTGTCTTTGGAACTTCAACTCCAAGAATGACAGAAGCAAACTTAGGGGTTTTAGAAGAAAAACAAGTGAACATTTTACTTCATGGACATGATCCATGTTTATCAGAAATGATAGTAGCTGCGGCCCAAGATCCAGAAATGATCAAGCTAACTGAAGAAGTAGGGGCTGAAGGGATTAACTTAGCAGGAATGTGCTGTACCGGTAATGAGGTAACCATGAGACATGGTGTGAAAATAGCTGGAACATTTTATCAACAAGAATTAGCAGTGTTAACTGGAGCTATAGAGGCTGTTATTGTAGACGTTCAATGTATCTTCCCATCTCTAGCACCAATAACAGATTGCTACCATACTAAGTTCATCACCACATCTCCAAAAGCTAAAATTACAGGGGCAACACATATAGAATTCAATGAAGAAAAGGCTTTAGAATCAGCTAAGGTCATCGTAAGAGAAGCTATTGAAAACTATAAAAATAGAAAACAAGATAAAGTATTTATACCACAATCAAAAGCTCAGGCCATTACAGGTTATTCTAACGAAGCTGTTATTAAGCAATTAGATAGAGTTGTAAACTCTAATATAGATCCTCAAGGAACAGTAAAACCATTAGCGGATGTTATTAAGGCAGGCGTATTAAGAGGAGCTGCTGGTATCGTTGGTTGTAACAACATAAAAACTAAGCATGAATATAGTCATATAGAAATCATGAAAAAATTAATTGCAAACGATGTTATCGTTGTCACTACTGGTTGTGCTGCTCAAGCTGCTGCCAAGGCGGGATTATTAAGCAAGGACGCTATTAAGTTAGCCGGTAAGGGACTTCAGGCGGTATGTGAACTAGTAGATATTCCACCAGTAATCCATTTAGGTTCTTGTGTGGATAACACTCGTATTATTAGACTGGTTAGTGCAGTATCTGAACATTTAGGTGTAGATAACAGTGATTTACCAGTAGTAGGTGTGGCTCCTGAATGGATGTCAGAAAAAGCTGTAGCTATTGGAACTTATGTAGTATCAAGTGGAATTGATGTGTTCTTAGGTATAACACCTCCAGTGACAGGTTCTCCTGAGTTTGTTGATTTATTAACCAATAAAATCGAAGATATGACAGGAGCTAAATTCTTTATAGATGAAAACCCATTAACACTAGCAGATAAGATACTAGAGAGAATTGAAGAAAAAAGAACAAAACTAGAAGCACGTCTAGCAAAAGAAATAGACTATGGAGTCATTAAGCCAGAAGAGGAAGTGGAAGAGACTAAGGAACTTGCTTAA
- a CDS encoding ATP-binding protein yields the protein MTMKIAITGKGGVGKTTFAAMISRLYAEEGYSVLSVDADPDANLALALGFPKQLIDEITPISELKNLVAERTGSSPGSFGTMFKMNPKVNDIPEKYCKEYNGVKVLTMGTVDTGGSGCVCPEHVLLKALTSHLILGNKDVMVMDMEAGIEHLGRGTAKNVDAFIVVVEPGERSLQTYRKVKKLASDIGIEKIFVVGNKIRDEKDKNFILGEVETAHCLGFISYNSSVVDSDRSNLSPYDANAQIKEEVRSISNKLKGVIK from the coding sequence ATGACAATGAAAATAGCGATAACAGGTAAGGGTGGAGTTGGAAAAACAACATTTGCAGCAATGATTAGTAGGTTATATGCAGAAGAAGGATATAGTGTATTAAGTGTAGATGCAGATCCTGATGCTAACCTTGCTTTAGCATTAGGCTTTCCAAAGCAGCTAATTGACGAAATAACACCAATTTCAGAATTGAAAAATCTTGTAGCAGAACGCACGGGTTCTAGTCCTGGTAGCTTTGGAACCATGTTTAAAATGAATCCAAAAGTAAATGATATACCTGAAAAATATTGTAAAGAATACAATGGTGTAAAGGTTCTAACTATGGGAACAGTGGATACCGGTGGTTCTGGTTGTGTATGTCCAGAGCATGTTCTACTAAAAGCTTTAACCTCTCATCTTATTTTAGGGAATAAAGATGTCATGGTAATGGATATGGAAGCAGGTATTGAACATTTGGGCAGAGGAACAGCAAAAAATGTTGATGCATTTATTGTTGTAGTGGAACCCGGAGAAAGAAGTTTACAAACCTATAGAAAAGTTAAAAAATTGGCTAGTGATATAGGGATTGAAAAAATATTTGTAGTTGGAAACAAGATAAGAGATGAAAAAGACAAAAATTTCATATTAGGCGAAGTTGAAACAGCGCATTGTTTAGGTTTTATAAGCTATAATTCCAGTGTAGTTGATTCTGATAGAAGCAATCTATCACCCTATGATGCAAATGCACAGATAAAAGAGGAAGTACGTAGTATTTCAAATAAATTAAAGGGGGTTATTAAATGA